The proteins below come from a single Octopus sinensis linkage group LG10, ASM634580v1, whole genome shotgun sequence genomic window:
- the LOC115216166 gene encoding tigger transposable element-derived protein 1-like, with protein sequence MLGGNCAGDFKLKPLLVYHVHNPRALKNIPKASLPVIWMANSKAWVTVVFEYWFFNHFIPSAEKYSKERGIPFKVLLIFDNAPEHSQNTVNFDPNVTIVYFPPNATSLLQSMDQGIIAVFKCYYMKRTLRQAIVATDFDESITLRDFWKRYDIYKAVQNIAVAWNDVQNTAMNGVWKKLCPQFVNDFQGFDNVAINKTLDMETNAQRFSKIMEACHEAFAPYNVTLEEKKTVQRTLSRSFKRIEQEQQDSAVDLDDPQPSTSAM encoded by the exons ATGTTGGGAGGTAATTGTGCAGGAGATTTTAAGTTAAAGCCATTGCTTGTGTATCATGTACACAACCCCCGTGCCCTGAAGAACATACCCAAAGCATCTCTCCCTGTTATATGGATGGCTAATTCAAAAGCCTGGGTTACTGTTGTTTTTGAATATTGGTTCTTCAATCATTTTATCCCATCAGCAGAGAAGTATAGTAAGGAGAGGGGAATTCCTTTTAAGGTTTTACTTATCTTCGATAATGCTCCTGAGCACTCGCAAAACACCGTAAATTTTGACCCCAATGTTACTATCGTATACTTCCCTCCGAACGCCACATCTCTTCTGCAGTCAATGGATCAGGGAATAATTGCTGTCTTCAAGTGTTACTATATGAAACGTACGCTGCGGCAAGCAATTGTCGCAACTGATTTTGATGAGTCCATCACACTTCGTGACTTTTGGAAGAGATACGATATCTACAAAGCTGTACAGAACATAGCAGTGGCATGGAATGATGTACAGAACACGGCTATGAATGGTGTATGGAAGAAGCTTTGCCCGCAATTCGTGAATGATTTTCAGGGGtttgataatgttgccatcaacaaAACGTTG GATATGGAAACAAATGCTCAACGCTTTTCTAAGATTATGGAGGCTTGTCACGAAGCTTTTGCTCCTTATAATGTAACCCTTGAGGAAAAGAAGACAGTTCAAAGAACTCTCAGTCGATCTTTTAAGCGCATCGAACAAGAACAGCAAGACTCAGCTGTTGATCTTGACGATCCACAGCCATCAACATCCGCGATGTAA